In a genomic window of Dyadobacter fermentans DSM 18053:
- a CDS encoding DmpA family aminopeptidase, with translation MKNLLSLLLLLPLTLAAQKRPRELGIKIGVLPTGALNAITDVAGVKVGQVTLTEGADVRTGVTAILPHDGNIFQQKVQAAMYIGNGFGKMTGYSQVEELGTIESPIVLTNTLSVPTAADAVIDWTLAQKGNENVRSVNPVIGETNDGFLNDIRGRHVRKDHVLNALAQAENGPVVEGNVGAGTGTVCFGWKGGIGTASRKLPEKLGKYTVGVLVQTNFGGVLKVNGVPVGEELGQYAFKESLDKSSDGSCMMILATDAPLDARNLKRLAKRVMLGMAQTGGIAANGSGDYVIAFSTANKVLHETSEPVLSAAYLHNDYVSPLFMAAMEATEEAIINSLFIAKTSEGTQGHKVEELPKDKVMEIMRKYGRIKE, from the coding sequence ATGAAGAACCTGCTCTCACTCCTGCTCCTGCTTCCGCTTACTCTCGCCGCCCAGAAACGTCCCCGCGAACTCGGTATTAAAATAGGCGTGCTGCCCACAGGTGCATTGAACGCGATCACCGATGTGGCGGGTGTGAAGGTAGGCCAGGTAACCCTCACGGAGGGCGCGGACGTGCGCACAGGCGTAACGGCCATTCTCCCGCACGACGGCAATATTTTCCAGCAAAAGGTGCAGGCGGCCATGTACATCGGGAATGGATTTGGCAAAATGACGGGCTACTCGCAGGTTGAAGAACTTGGTACCATCGAATCGCCCATTGTGCTCACTAATACATTGAGCGTCCCCACCGCCGCCGACGCGGTGATTGACTGGACGCTGGCGCAGAAAGGGAATGAAAATGTACGATCGGTGAACCCGGTAATCGGCGAAACGAACGACGGCTTCCTGAACGATATCCGCGGCCGCCACGTACGGAAAGACCATGTGCTGAACGCATTAGCTCAGGCAGAAAACGGCCCCGTGGTGGAAGGTAATGTAGGTGCAGGCACCGGCACGGTTTGTTTCGGCTGGAAAGGCGGCATCGGCACAGCGTCGCGCAAGCTGCCCGAAAAGCTTGGAAAATACACCGTGGGCGTTCTGGTGCAAACCAATTTTGGAGGTGTGTTAAAAGTAAACGGCGTGCCTGTGGGCGAAGAACTGGGCCAGTATGCATTCAAGGAATCGCTCGACAAATCGTCGGACGGCTCGTGCATGATGATCCTCGCCACCGACGCCCCGCTCGACGCCCGCAACCTGAAACGGCTCGCCAAGCGTGTAATGCTGGGCATGGCGCAAACCGGCGGCATTGCAGCCAATGGAAGCGGCGACTACGTGATCGCATTCTCGACCGCCAACAAGGTTTTGCACGAAACCTCGGAACCGGTGCTCAGCGCCGCTTACCTGCACAATGACTACGTATCACCACTCTTCATGGCGGCAATGGAAGCTACGGAGGAAGCCATTATCAATTCGCTTTTCATCGCCAAAACTTCGGAGGGCACTCAGGGACACAAGGTAGAGGAGCTTCCCAAAGACAAGGTGATGGAGATCATGCGTAAGTACGGACGCATTAAGGAATAG
- the folK gene encoding 2-amino-4-hydroxy-6-hydroxymethyldihydropteridine diphosphokinase, translating into MAATGQVFLLLGSNLGDRPQVLASAREAIAAQAGTITGQSGIYETEPWGITDQPSFLNQVLEISTSLLPEDLLRIILNIEHDLGRVRYERWGARVIDIDMLYFGTTVIDSARLTVPHPRIQDRRFVLAPLAEIAPRFTHPLLQKTSAQLLDQCPDDSAVSKIS; encoded by the coding sequence ATGGCAGCAACCGGCCAGGTTTTTCTTCTGCTAGGCTCCAACCTCGGCGATCGCCCGCAGGTGCTCGCAAGCGCCCGCGAGGCCATTGCAGCGCAGGCGGGGACCATCACCGGGCAATCGGGCATTTATGAAACCGAACCGTGGGGCATCACCGACCAGCCGTCATTCCTGAACCAGGTCCTCGAAATCTCCACTTCCCTCCTGCCTGAGGACTTACTCAGAATCATTCTCAACATCGAACATGACCTCGGACGCGTGCGCTACGAGCGCTGGGGCGCACGGGTGATCGATATCGATATGCTCTATTTCGGCACCACCGTCATAGACAGCGCCCGGCTTACGGTACCGCACCCGCGCATTCAGGACCGCCGTTTTGTGCTTGCGCCGCTCGCTGAAATCGCGCCGCGCTTTACTCACCCGCTTTTGCAAAAAACCTCCGCCCAGCTCCTCGACCAATGTCCCGACGACTCTGCTGTTTCAAAAATATCTTAA
- a CDS encoding response regulator transcription factor: MELTKREKEILDLIMDEMSSKEIAERLQVSISTVEAYRRSLFRKFGVRTVIGLVKAAMKM; encoded by the coding sequence ATGGAACTGACAAAGCGCGAAAAGGAAATCCTGGATCTGATTATGGACGAAATGAGCTCCAAAGAGATCGCCGAAAGGCTGCAAGTGAGCATTTCAACGGTGGAAGCCTATCGCAGGAGCCTGTTCAGGAAGTTCGGGGTACGCACGGTGATAGGGCTGGTGAAGGCAGCCATGAAAATGTAA
- a CDS encoding DUF4249 domain-containing protein, with protein MMKKLNTFKYLKFPALFALALTTLTSCEDVIDLDTAEGPSQLVVDAWLTNQPGEQAIKLTWSQAYFDNNPPKPVTGAEVTVTDDQGKVYKFEDADGDGKYTWGKTTADTLGRVGRTYSLKVVNGTDTFTSKSELKRVPTVDSVVYRHEKWPFEPDKGPREGFVASFYARDIEGVGDTYWIKPVIRGKAVVDKAVNISIAYDAAFGAGAPSDGLIFILPLRESITTDSLYSAGAEVGVELHSITYEAFEFLKQVSEQASNGGLFATPIANVRSNVVNADPNGPKALGFFSTSAVSRMETVIDPEKARPDND; from the coding sequence ATGATGAAAAAGCTCAATACATTTAAATACCTCAAATTCCCCGCATTGTTCGCGCTGGCGCTCACGACGCTCACAAGCTGTGAAGACGTGATCGATCTCGATACGGCTGAGGGGCCATCCCAGCTTGTGGTTGATGCCTGGCTTACCAACCAGCCCGGCGAGCAGGCCATTAAGCTCACATGGTCGCAGGCTTACTTCGATAACAATCCGCCCAAACCCGTAACCGGCGCCGAGGTGACCGTTACCGACGACCAGGGCAAGGTTTACAAGTTCGAAGATGCCGACGGCGACGGCAAATACACCTGGGGCAAAACCACCGCCGACACACTCGGGCGCGTAGGCCGCACCTACTCGCTCAAAGTCGTGAACGGCACCGATACATTCACCTCCAAATCCGAACTAAAACGGGTTCCGACGGTGGATTCGGTGGTATACCGCCACGAAAAATGGCCATTTGAGCCGGATAAGGGCCCGCGTGAAGGCTTCGTAGCATCGTTCTACGCCCGCGACATCGAGGGCGTCGGCGATACTTACTGGATCAAGCCGGTGATCCGCGGCAAGGCGGTGGTGGACAAAGCGGTGAATATTTCCATTGCATACGATGCCGCATTCGGCGCTGGCGCCCCTTCCGACGGCCTGATATTCATCCTCCCGCTCCGCGAATCGATCACCACCGATTCGCTGTATTCGGCAGGTGCCGAGGTAGGCGTGGAACTGCACAGCATTACCTACGAAGCATTCGAATTCCTGAAACAGGTGAGCGAACAGGCCTCCAACGGCGGGTTGTTTGCCACGCCAATCGCAAACGTTCGCTCGAACGTGGTGAACGCCGACCCGAATGGCCCGAAAGCACTCGGATTTTTCAGCACTTCGGCCGTGAGCCGGATGGAAACCGTGATCGATCCTGAAAAGGCGCGCCCGGACAACGACTAA
- the rpmB gene encoding 50S ribosomal protein L28, with amino-acid sequence MAKVCQISGKRTRVGNNVSHANNKTKRKFFPNLQKKRFFLPSSGEWVTLKVAASALRTINKNGIEATIQKAYDKGTLTF; translated from the coding sequence ATGGCTAAGGTTTGTCAAATATCAGGTAAAAGAACTCGCGTCGGGAATAACGTTTCTCACGCTAACAATAAAACAAAACGTAAATTCTTCCCGAATTTGCAAAAGAAACGTTTCTTCCTTCCTTCATCAGGAGAGTGGGTTACGTTGAAAGTAGCAGCTTCTGCTCTTCGTACCATCAACAAGAACGGTATCGAAGCAACTATACAAAAAGCATACGACAAAGGAACGCTTACGTTCTAA
- a CDS encoding response regulator transcription factor — protein MEHSITHACLVHPHPLECEAVAEWLRRRSYIELVGKCNNLEQITQLPYLKDIDIVVVFAHHAEKTADQILKVRKLYPKLKFLLLAPSPSGESVREVVRSGVSGYIVFEAELDEWERAIRAVSEGKVYYGQEVMLKLAESSMDKYMQEPAPSTRDFLSKREIEILRLVASEYSTNKIASELCISDKTVETHRRNLFQKLGVRNSVGLTKIAVRMGVV, from the coding sequence ATGGAACATTCTATTACACACGCGTGCCTCGTTCACCCACACCCATTAGAGTGCGAGGCGGTTGCTGAATGGTTGAGGAGAAGGTCTTACATTGAACTGGTTGGTAAGTGTAACAATCTTGAACAAATCACCCAGTTACCCTACTTGAAGGACATCGACATTGTAGTTGTATTTGCCCACCACGCCGAAAAGACGGCCGACCAGATATTAAAGGTTCGGAAACTCTATCCAAAACTAAAATTCCTGCTGCTCGCACCCAGCCCGTCGGGCGAATCCGTGCGCGAAGTGGTGCGCTCCGGCGTGAGCGGCTACATTGTTTTCGAGGCCGAGCTCGATGAATGGGAACGTGCCATCCGGGCCGTTTCGGAAGGGAAAGTGTATTACGGACAGGAAGTAATGCTCAAACTGGCCGAGTCGTCGATGGACAAGTACATGCAGGAACCGGCGCCTTCCACACGTGATTTTTTGAGTAAAAGAGAAATTGAAATCCTCCGGCTCGTGGCGAGCGAGTATTCTACCAATAAAATTGCCAGCGAGCTTTGTATCAGCGACAAAACAGTCGAAACCCACCGCCGTAATCTTTTTCAGAAACTGGGTGTAAGAAACTCCGTAGGCCTTACCAAAATTGCTGTCCGAATGGGGGTGGTTTAA
- a CDS encoding TonB-dependent receptor, translating to MKNRILNCLLLALISLPALAQNRHSVSGYVKDNKNGEGLIGVSVYVREAETGVVTNPYGFYSLTLPDGKYTLVFTYIGYQKVTREVVLDGDKTVSIEMTDESNELAEVTISTQKEDENVRSIEMSVNKVEMKTIRKMPALLGEVDLIRSIQLLPGVTAVGEGASGFNVRGGDVSQNLVLLDEAPVYNSSHLFGFFSVFNPDAVKDVKLIKGGIPAQYGGRISSILDVRMKEGNAKKREINGGIGSIFSRLTYEQPFAKGKGSFIVAGRRSYIDVLAKPFLNSDLKDSKFYFYDLTAKVNYQLGNKDTFYASGYFGKDVFGGGDFGFGWGNATATARWNHIFSNKLFMNLTGYYSNYDYNLGQNQNKPDAKDRFDWKSKIISTSIKPDFTFYITPNNQLTFGGQYIYYDTRPGKATFVSEGDMQDISLEPRYADESALYVGNELKFGDRISLQYGVRYSYFRSLGPATEYEYADKGKGIRKEPVFPGTEYKRGDVIKSYGNLEPRAALNIGITSNASIKASYNRTSQYLHLLSNTAASSPLDVWTLSGVNIKPEKADQVAIGWFQNFQDNTYEASVELYYKKLYNQIDYVPASDLLLNEYVPGDLLFGKGRAYGAEFYLKKNKGRLTGWVSYTLSRTERLVESINNDDWFPARFDKPHNITAVAIYELTKRLSLSSNFTIQSGTPATFPTNRYSTGGFEIGNNYNGLRNNSRIPAYHRLDLAATLKSKRKLFKVGEGEWVFSVYNVYNRRNPFSVYTRVNEDNPLKTEAVRYSVIGNFIPSITYNFKF from the coding sequence ATGAAAAACAGAATACTCAACTGCCTTCTATTAGCCTTGATTAGCCTGCCGGCCCTCGCACAAAACCGGCATTCGGTGAGCGGTTACGTGAAAGACAATAAGAATGGGGAAGGGCTCATCGGTGTCTCCGTTTATGTGCGTGAGGCCGAAACCGGCGTGGTCACCAATCCGTATGGCTTTTACTCGCTCACATTGCCCGACGGGAAGTACACACTGGTATTCACCTACATCGGCTACCAGAAAGTGACCCGCGAAGTGGTGCTCGACGGCGACAAAACCGTGAGCATCGAAATGACCGACGAAAGCAACGAGCTCGCCGAAGTCACCATTTCTACGCAAAAGGAGGATGAGAACGTCCGCAGCATCGAAATGTCGGTGAACAAGGTGGAAATGAAAACCATCCGCAAAATGCCCGCATTGCTCGGCGAGGTTGACCTGATCCGCAGCATTCAGCTGCTTCCCGGTGTCACGGCCGTGGGCGAAGGTGCTTCGGGTTTCAACGTGCGCGGCGGGGATGTTTCGCAAAACCTGGTACTGCTCGATGAAGCGCCGGTTTACAACTCTTCTCACTTGTTCGGCTTCTTTTCGGTATTCAACCCGGATGCCGTGAAGGACGTGAAACTGATTAAAGGTGGTATTCCAGCGCAATATGGCGGCCGGATTTCATCCATCCTCGACGTTCGGATGAAAGAAGGTAATGCCAAAAAACGCGAAATCAATGGCGGTATCGGCTCCATTTTCTCACGTTTGACATACGAGCAGCCTTTTGCTAAGGGAAAAGGGTCGTTCATCGTGGCTGGCCGTCGTTCGTACATTGACGTACTGGCCAAGCCATTTCTGAACTCGGATTTGAAAGATTCGAAATTCTATTTCTATGATCTGACGGCGAAGGTGAATTATCAATTGGGTAACAAGGATACATTCTATGCGTCGGGTTATTTTGGAAAAGACGTGTTCGGCGGCGGCGATTTCGGCTTCGGATGGGGTAATGCAACGGCTACCGCGCGGTGGAACCACATTTTCTCCAACAAGCTTTTCATGAACCTGACCGGTTATTACAGCAACTACGACTATAACCTCGGCCAGAACCAGAACAAGCCTGATGCCAAGGATCGGTTCGACTGGAAATCCAAGATCATCAGCACGAGCATCAAGCCGGATTTTACATTCTATATCACGCCTAACAACCAACTCACGTTCGGCGGCCAGTACATATATTATGACACGCGCCCTGGCAAAGCGACCTTCGTTTCGGAAGGCGATATGCAGGACATCAGCCTCGAACCGCGCTATGCCGATGAATCCGCATTGTATGTAGGCAATGAGCTGAAATTCGGCGACCGCATTTCATTGCAATACGGTGTGCGCTACTCCTACTTCCGCAGCCTCGGCCCGGCCACCGAGTACGAATATGCCGACAAAGGCAAAGGCATCCGGAAAGAACCGGTTTTCCCCGGCACGGAGTACAAACGCGGCGATGTGATCAAGAGCTACGGTAACCTCGAACCACGGGCGGCATTGAATATCGGGATCACCAGCAACGCGTCTATCAAAGCCAGCTACAACCGCACTTCGCAATACCTGCACTTGCTCTCGAACACCGCCGCAAGCTCGCCGCTGGATGTGTGGACGTTGAGTGGAGTCAATATCAAACCGGAAAAGGCCGATCAGGTTGCAATAGGCTGGTTCCAGAACTTCCAGGATAACACTTACGAGGCATCTGTTGAATTGTACTACAAAAAACTATACAACCAGATCGACTACGTGCCCGCTTCGGACCTGCTTTTGAACGAATATGTGCCCGGCGACCTGCTATTCGGCAAAGGCCGTGCTTACGGAGCGGAGTTTTATCTGAAGAAAAACAAAGGCCGCCTCACCGGCTGGGTGAGCTACACATTGTCCAGAACAGAACGTTTGGTAGAATCCATCAACAACGACGACTGGTTCCCTGCACGTTTCGACAAACCGCATAACATCACGGCAGTTGCCATTTACGAGTTGACTAAACGCCTCTCATTGTCTTCGAACTTCACCATTCAGAGCGGCACGCCGGCCACATTCCCGACGAACCGTTACAGCACTGGTGGTTTTGAAATTGGCAATAATTACAATGGACTTCGCAATAATAGCCGCATACCGGCCTACCACCGTCTGGATTTGGCTGCAACCTTGAAATCGAAGAGAAAATTATTCAAGGTCGGCGAGGGAGAATGGGTATTCTCGGTTTACAATGTTTACAACCGCCGCAACCCGTTCTCGGTTTACACGCGGGTGAACGAGGATAACCCGCTCAAAACGGAAGCTGTGCGCTATTCTGTGATCGGGAACTTCATTCCTTCCATTACCTACAACTTCAAATTCTGA
- a CDS encoding response regulator transcription factor, protein MKKRILYVEDDPNLAFATKDNLEQYDYEVVHATDGAEALDFFGKEHFDICVLDIMLPRMDGFTLAEKIRASDSQVPILFLSARSMQDDKIKGLKLGADDYITKPFSIEELKLRIDVFLRRSKADSILVVKPGSKQIGKYVFDFQKLTLTLDGKSQSLTFREAEVLKFMAERTDQVIRRDELLKAIWGDDDYFMGRSLDVFISRLRKYLSGDPDIRIDNVHGVGFRMRW, encoded by the coding sequence ATGAAAAAGAGAATCCTGTACGTCGAAGATGACCCTAATCTCGCATTTGCCACCAAAGACAATCTCGAACAATATGATTATGAAGTAGTTCATGCTACGGACGGTGCGGAAGCGCTCGACTTTTTCGGCAAGGAACACTTCGACATTTGCGTGCTCGACATTATGCTGCCTAGAATGGACGGCTTCACATTGGCCGAGAAAATCCGCGCTTCCGACAGCCAGGTGCCCATTCTCTTCCTCTCGGCCCGTTCCATGCAGGATGATAAGATCAAAGGCCTCAAACTCGGCGCCGACGATTACATTACCAAGCCATTCAGTATCGAAGAGCTGAAATTGCGGATCGACGTGTTCCTCCGCCGCAGCAAAGCAGATTCGATTTTAGTGGTCAAGCCGGGCAGTAAGCAGATCGGCAAATACGTTTTTGATTTCCAAAAGCTGACGCTCACCCTCGACGGCAAGTCGCAAAGCCTCACCTTCCGCGAGGCAGAAGTGCTCAAATTCATGGCCGAACGTACCGATCAGGTGATTCGGCGGGACGAGCTTTTGAAGGCGATTTGGGGCGACGACGACTATTTTATGGGCCGCAGTCTGGATGTTTTCATTTCCAGATTGCGCAAATATCTGTCCGGCGATCCCGACATTCGCATTGATAACGTGCACGGCGTAGGATTCAGGATGAGATGGTGA